In Chelonoidis abingdonii isolate Lonesome George chromosome 15, CheloAbing_2.0, whole genome shotgun sequence, the following are encoded in one genomic region:
- the ANKRD22 gene encoding ankyrin repeat domain-containing protein 22, with the protein MGILYSQPICQAAYDNDFNQVQLLLEEDSNFLNIQDSCGGDTPLICACRQGHNRIVSYLLKWNADVNIRNKKDRTCLHYAVRKRFSFLDYLLIIILMPILLIGYLIMVSKTKQNENLIKMLLRAGTDVNAADYSGSTALHYACEMKNQSVVPLLLEAHADPSIKNKNGESPLDIARRLKFTNIEYMLKKAS; encoded by the exons CCCATTTGCCAGGCAGCTTATGATAATGACTTCAATCAAGTTCAACTCCTGCTGGAAGAGGatagcaattttttaaacattcaagACAGCTGTGGTGGAGACACACCCCTaatctgtgcctgcagacagggacACAACAGAATAGTCAGTTACCTTTTGAAATGGAACGCTGATGTGAACATCAGAAACAAG AAAGACCGCACATGTTTGCATTATGCTGTGAGAAAACGGTTTAGTTTCCTTGACTACCTGCTTATTATCATCCTAATGCCTATTCTCCTTATTGGCTATCTGATCATG GTATCAAAAACTAAGCAGAATGAAAACCTAATCAAGATGTTACTTCGAGCTGGCACAGATGTTAATGCTGCAGACTAT TCTGGTAGCACAGCCCTTCACTATGcctgtgaaatgaaaaatcagtCAGTTGTTCCTCTACTACTTGAAGCCCATGCAGACCCTTCCATAAAGAATAAG AATGGGGAATCTCCACTGGATATAGCGAGAAGATTAAAGTTCACCAACATTGAATATATGTTAAAGAAGGCATCCTAG
- the LOC116818991 gene encoding lysosomal acid lipase/cholesteryl ester hydrolase-like → MQLFIMLAYLFQGIRYSELVEWNTKHGEEMLKKITVDPECFMNVTEIIRYYGYPSEEYEVTTEDGYILSVNRIPGGKNSGNTGQKPVVFLQHPLLGDATHWISNLDNNSLGFILADAGFDVWMGNGRGNTWSTKHKTLKPDQQKFWEFSFDEMGKYDITAVLYFAMNKTGQKQLYYVAHSEGTTLGFVAFSTRPDLAQRIKMFFALGPVATITFAESPLIKLGRLPETLLKAVIGTKGLFRQNKHMKKPLTLLCATLDKFCACFLSFVAGCNEQNLNMSRLPMYVGHSPAGTSVQNILHWRQVLYSKQLQAYDYGSKEKNMEKYNQTTPPVYKIEELKMPIAVWSGGHDLFADPKDVAALLGRITNLIYHKHFPEWQHLDFIWGLDATKRMYVKIIELMKKYP, encoded by the exons ATGCAGCTGTTTATTATGTTGGCATATTTGTTCCAAGGAATTAGATATTCAGAACTCGTAGAATGGAACACTAAACATGGAGAAGAAATGCTAAAGAAGATCACTGTGGATCCAGAATGCTTTATGAATGTT ACTGAAATTATCAGGTATTATGGATACCCCAGTGAGGAATATGAAGTTACAACAGAAGATGGGTATATCCTTAGCGTTAACAGAATTCCTGGTGGGAAGAACAGTGGGAACACAG GGCAAAAGCCAGTAGTGTTTTTGCAACATCCACTCCTAGGAGATGCTACCCACTGGATTTCAAACCTGGACAACAACAGCCTGGGCTTCATACTAGCAGATGCTGGCTTTGATGTTTGGATGGGAAATGGCAGAGGGAACACTTGGTCTACAAAACACAAGACACTTAAACCTGACCAACAGAAGTTCTGGGAGTTCAG TTTTGATGAGATGGGTAAATATGACATTACAGCAGTTCTCTACTTTGCCATGAATAAAACGGGACAAAAGCAGCTGTACTATGTTGCCCATTCAGAAGGCACGACGTTAG GTTTTGTAGCATTTTCCACTAGGCCAGACTTGGctcaaagaataaaaatgttctttGCCTTGGGGCCGGTAGCCACAATTACATTTGCCGAAAGCCCTCTGATAAAGCTTGGGAGACTTCCTGAAACACTACTCAAG GCTGTAATTGGAACTAAAGGACTGTTTCGTCAGAATAAACATATGAAAAAGCCTCTTACCCTATTATGTGCCACGCTGGATAAGTTTTGTGCATGTTTCCTCTCTTTTGTGGCTGGGTGTAATGAGCAAAATTTAAATATG agTCGGTTACCCATGTACGTTGGACATTCACCTGCTGGAACATCTGTACAGAATATCTTACATTGGCGCCAG GTATTGTATTCAAAGCAATTGCAAGCTTATGACTATGGCTCTAAGGAAAAGAACATGGAGAAATACAATCAG ACTACCCCTCCTGTATACAAGATAGAGGAACTGAAAATGCCCATTGCTGTTTGGAGCGGTGGACATGACTTGTTTGCAGACCCAAAGGACGTGGCTGCATTACTTGGTCGAATTACTAATCTCATTTACCATAAGCATTTTCCTGAATGGCAGCATCTAGATTTTATCTGGGGTCTTGATGCAACTAAGCGCATGTATGTGAAAATCATTGAGCTGATGAAGAAGTATCCCTGA